One genomic segment of Streptomyces niveus includes these proteins:
- a CDS encoding SpoIIE family protein phosphatase: protein MDDPEVPTPARSRTFRNDERRTARTSLPGNPLAPSAARRFVRAALAEWTSLGLLTTCALCQGDEACPPGGHSTDGLADDAVLIVDELVTNAVVHAGTNVELLCRLEAPREPDGERPGAASGPGAESGDDTAAEPEPAALVIEVSDHHPARSVRSDAHGPESGSPEYGRGLQLIAALAERWGITYRTGLKTVWARLPLDGPTAETPAGGADGAAAVNGVVGEPALRRGLRAAEILAPAPRGTAREDPDWISRGALSFLAEASDLLAGQLDEDLVAALAGQLLVPRLADWCAIWLDGEGEGHGRGATPRLARVWHADESRIELLRALLEKEPPRLLDSPHTQDATGSGPGRNVPVPVPWPGSGQTGAHDGAAVSCRLVAGDRHLGTLVLGRRRLARMPDEVIALIEDFARRVGLAIGAARRYTRQATISRILQRGLLPSQVARIPGVESHLVYEPADDGVVGGDFYDVFPAPPGGRWCFMLGDVQGSGPEAAVVTGLARPWLRLLAREGYGVGEVLDRLNRLLLDDAMEAAEAAALMVAVAGGQDLSGGESGLPGLSDLGPLGDIRDIGKSLDDGRGGGLADGGQSRFLSLLYGQLEPLPGTGGGARCTLASAGHPLPLLLRPDGTVRVAAEPQLLLGVDEHVAYESLSFDLESGDTLLCVTDGVTERRSGRLLLDDDDGLAAILAGCTGLNAQGVAERIRRAVHDFDPSPPSDDLAMLVLRAV, encoded by the coding sequence GTGGACGATCCGGAAGTACCGACTCCGGCTCGGAGCCGGACGTTCCGGAACGACGAGCGACGCACGGCACGCACCAGCCTGCCGGGGAACCCGCTCGCCCCGTCCGCCGCGCGCCGTTTCGTGCGCGCGGCGCTCGCCGAGTGGACCAGCCTCGGGCTGCTCACCACCTGTGCCCTGTGCCAGGGCGACGAGGCGTGCCCGCCGGGCGGGCACAGTACGGACGGGCTGGCCGACGACGCGGTGCTGATCGTCGACGAACTCGTGACCAACGCGGTCGTGCACGCGGGCACCAACGTGGAACTGCTCTGCCGTCTCGAAGCACCGCGTGAGCCGGACGGCGAGAGACCCGGCGCCGCCTCCGGACCGGGGGCCGAGTCCGGCGACGACACGGCGGCCGAGCCGGAGCCCGCCGCGCTCGTCATCGAGGTGTCCGACCACCACCCCGCCCGCTCCGTACGCAGCGACGCGCACGGCCCGGAGAGCGGCTCCCCCGAGTACGGCCGGGGCCTCCAGCTCATCGCCGCCCTCGCGGAACGCTGGGGCATCACCTACCGCACCGGCCTCAAGACCGTCTGGGCCCGCCTCCCGCTCGACGGACCGACCGCCGAAACCCCGGCGGGCGGCGCCGACGGAGCCGCGGCGGTCAACGGAGTCGTCGGCGAACCCGCCCTCCGGCGCGGCCTGCGCGCCGCCGAGATCCTCGCCCCCGCACCGCGCGGAACGGCGCGCGAGGACCCGGACTGGATCAGCCGGGGCGCCCTCTCCTTCCTCGCCGAAGCCTCCGACCTGCTGGCCGGACAGCTCGACGAGGACCTGGTCGCCGCCCTCGCCGGACAACTGCTCGTGCCCCGCCTCGCCGACTGGTGCGCGATCTGGCTCGACGGCGAGGGCGAAGGCCACGGCAGGGGCGCCACACCGCGACTGGCCCGCGTCTGGCACGCCGACGAGTCCCGTATCGAGCTCCTGCGCGCCCTCCTGGAGAAGGAGCCGCCCCGGCTGCTCGACTCCCCGCACACCCAGGACGCGACGGGCTCGGGCCCCGGGCGGAACGTTCCTGTGCCCGTCCCCTGGCCCGGCTCGGGCCAGACCGGCGCGCACGACGGGGCGGCCGTTTCCTGCCGGCTCGTCGCGGGCGACCGCCACCTCGGCACCCTGGTCCTCGGACGGCGCCGCCTCGCCCGGATGCCCGACGAAGTCATCGCGCTCATCGAGGACTTCGCCCGCCGGGTCGGCCTCGCGATCGGCGCCGCCCGCCGCTACACCCGGCAGGCCACCATCAGCCGGATCCTGCAACGCGGTCTGCTGCCCAGCCAGGTCGCCCGGATCCCCGGCGTCGAGAGCCACCTCGTCTACGAGCCCGCCGACGACGGCGTGGTCGGCGGCGACTTCTACGACGTCTTCCCCGCGCCGCCCGGCGGCCGCTGGTGCTTCATGCTCGGCGACGTCCAGGGCAGCGGCCCCGAGGCCGCCGTCGTCACCGGCCTGGCCCGGCCCTGGCTGCGGCTCCTCGCCCGCGAGGGGTACGGCGTCGGCGAAGTCCTCGACCGGCTCAACCGGCTCCTGCTGGACGACGCGATGGAGGCCGCCGAGGCCGCCGCGCTGATGGTCGCCGTCGCCGGCGGACAGGACCTCTCCGGCGGCGAGAGCGGTCTCCCGGGCCTCAGCGACCTGGGCCCGCTCGGTGACATCCGCGACATCGGGAAGAGCCTGGACGACGGCCGGGGCGGCGGGCTCGCCGACGGTGGCCAGTCCCGCTTCCTGTCCCTGCTCTACGGCCAGCTGGAGCCGCTTCCCGGCACCGGCGGCGGCGCCCGCTGCACCCTCGCGAGCGCCGGCCACCCCCTGCCGCTGCTGCTGCGGCCCGACGGGACGGTACGGGTGGCGGCCGAGCCGCAACTGCTCCTCGGGGTCGACGAGCACGTCGCCTACGAGAGCCTCAGCTTCGATTTGGAGTCCGGGGACACGCTCCTGTGCGTCACCGACGGCGTCACCGAGCGCCGCTCGGGGCGGCTGCTCCTGGACGACGACGACGGCCTCGCCGCGATCCTGGCGGGCTGCACGGGACTGAACGCGCAGGGCGTCGCCGAGCGGATCAGACGCGCCGTGCACGACTTCGACCCGAGCCCGCCCTCGGACGACCTGGCGATGCTGGTGCTGCGCGCGGTGTAG